From the Actinomycetota bacterium genome, one window contains:
- a CDS encoding S24/S26 family peptidase, with protein sequence MSGSNSDSESSPAAHRRGPAEPSLPLEDLAGLARDVIARGGIFRFQARGRSMMPLIRERDELLIVAAGPGGPSRGDILFTHTPDGAVKVHRLIRIDSSHGADAYVTKGDNAATADEPIDLKQIVGKVAGLNRSGSFRDFSRMDSRMASRLLGRLEQMTDGPELPPGAATAGARQGKGSLAGRGRRRLVYFLRGTIRFYFMHTGWNRPGS encoded by the coding sequence ATGTCAGGAAGCAACTCGGATTCTGAATCCTCGCCCGCGGCTCATCGCCGCGGACCTGCTGAGCCTTCCCTTCCCCTCGAGGATCTGGCGGGGCTGGCGCGGGATGTGATCGCCAGAGGCGGCATCTTCCGTTTCCAGGCGCGGGGACGGAGCATGATGCCCCTCATTCGTGAGCGAGACGAGCTGCTGATCGTCGCCGCCGGCCCCGGCGGTCCCTCAAGGGGTGACATCCTCTTTACCCATACCCCGGACGGAGCCGTCAAAGTCCACCGTTTGATCCGTATCGACAGCTCGCATGGCGCGGATGCTTACGTTACCAAGGGCGACAACGCCGCAACCGCCGACGAGCCGATTGACTTAAAGCAGATAGTCGGCAAGGTGGCAGGACTGAACCGTTCCGGTAGTTTCAGGGATTTCTCCCGCATGGACAGCAGGATGGCGTCGCGGCTGCTGGGCCGGCTGGAACAGATGACGGACGGACCCGAATTGCCCCCGGGCGCCGCCACCGCTGGCGCTCGGCAAGGCAAGGGCTCGCTTGCGGGAAGGGGCCGGCGCCGGCTGGTTTATTTCCTGCGGGGGACGATCAGGTTCTATTTCATGCACACCGGCTGGAATCGTCCCGGGAGCTAG